In Nerophis lumbriciformis linkage group LG04, RoL_Nlum_v2.1, whole genome shotgun sequence, a single window of DNA contains:
- the rrp15 gene encoding RRP15-like protein, producing the protein MAAVMKAHVDVLVENDDTGSALEDTNELRNSEEESDEQVSANEESDEGSNVENEDGGLGDDDDDDDDDDDGGGGGEDQGNANAGWAQAMAQILGKQPKNKTTILANNSELKKAKAKEKLEQQQRRKQIDKKRAWEMMCRVKPDIVLDREAERALQRTATRGVVQLFNAVRSHQKNIDDKVKKEAGGSERKKAKILSSVSKKDFIDVLRRTDGGSSVKVKEEKIDTQVDEKPAWSVLRDDYMMGATMKDWDKQSDQEETGGKGSDENDSD; encoded by the exons ATGGCCGCCGTGATGAAGGCACATGTTGACGTCCTGGTAGAAAATG ATGATACAGGCTCTGCTTTGGAGGACACAAATGAGCTGAGGAACTCAGAAGAAGAAAGTGATGAACAAGTGTCAGCTAATGAAGAATCTGACGAAGGGAGTAACGTGGAGAATGAAGATGGAGGCctgggtgatgatgatgatgacgacgacgacgacgacgatggtggtggtggtggtgaagaTCAAGGCAATGCTAACGCTGGCTGGGCACAGGCCATGGCCCAAATTTTGGGTAAACAACCCAAGAATAAAACCACCATTTTGGCAAATAACAGTGAACTAAAAAAAGCAAAGGCAAAAGAAAAATTGGAACAGCAGCAGAGAAGAAAACAG ATTGACAAAAAGCGAGCGTGGGAGATGATGTGCAGAGTGAAACCGGACATTGTACTGGACCGTGAGGCTGAAAGGGCTCTGCAGagaactgcaaccag AGGAGTAGTGCAGCTATTTAACGCTGTGAGGAGTCACCAGAAGAACATTGATGACAAAGTGAAGAAAGAGGCTGGTGGCTCAGAGAGGAAGAAGGCCAAAATACTTTCCTCTGTTTCCAAAAAAGACTTCATCGATGTACTGAGGCGAACAGACGGTGGCAGCAGCGTCAAAGTCAAGGAAGAAAAGATC GATACTCAGGTGGATGAGAAACCTGCATGGAGCGTCCTCAGAGACGACTACATGATGGGGGCCACTATGAAAGACTGGGACAAACAGAGCGACCAAGAGGAGACTGGAGGGAAAGGTTCAGATGAAAATGATTCAGACTGA